One Spinacia oleracea cultivar Varoflay chromosome 4, BTI_SOV_V1, whole genome shotgun sequence DNA segment encodes these proteins:
- the LOC110801868 gene encoding uncharacterized protein At4g15970-like — translation MEEVGKSDESSPFMEVITTTATAMNTIYPLAKLPLDFARILKSLLVFSTLGVAFLVLYYASSNNYGEFLPTLGRFSFTVYDVNGTIKDEYYELRKVLEAASTKEKTVILTSLNEAWAEPNSMFDIFLKSFRVGNNTAPLVDHLLAIAVDEKAYLRCKKLISHCYFLKTKQSSQMANEARFMTPIYLNMMWERLAFLQTVLKLGYNFIFTDTDVMWFRNPIPHFTPSSDFQTSCDRFNGNQFDIRNPPNNGFLFVRSNKRTIKFYKFWVSSRQTYPSLHEQDVFNRIKNGTYVRKLGVKFRFLDTNYFGGFCQKSRDFNKVCTMHANCCTGLDRKIADLNTTLEVWKTYLSSNNYTSPQPSNWMVPKQCHM, via the exons ATGGAGGAGGTGGGGAAAAGTGATGAGAGCAGTCCGTTTATGGAGGTAATTACGACGACGGCGACGGCCATGAATACTATTTACCCATTAGCAAAATTGCCATTAGATTTTGCAAGGATTTTGAAGAGTTTGCTTGTTTTTTCGACGCTTGGAGTTGCATTCCTAGTTTTGTACTATGCGTCGTCCAATAATTATGGGGAGTTTCTACCAACTTTGGGGCGCTTTTCTTTTACGGTATATGATGTCAATGGCACG ATCAAAGATGAGTATTACGAGCTAAGGAAGGTTCTAGAAGCGGCATCAACCAAGGAAAAAACAGTTATATTGACATCTTTGAACGAGGCATGGGCAGAACCAAACTCCATGTTTGATATTTTCTTAAAAAGTTTCAGAGTTGGAAATAATACAGCTCCACTTGTCGACCATTTATTGGCTATAGCCGTCGACGAAAAGGCGTATCTTCGATGCAAGAAGTTAATCTCCCATTGTTATTTTCTCAAGACTAAACAATCATCTCAAATGGCTAATGAAGCGAGGTTCATGACCCCTATTTATTTGAATATGATGTGGGAAAGACTTGCTTTCTTGCAAACCGTTTTGAAACTTGGTTACAACTTTATTTTCACG GATACTGATGTTATGTGGTTTCGAAATCCAATCCCACATTTTACTCCAAGTTCAGATTTCCAAACCTCATGTGACCGATTCAACGGCAATCAATTCGACATACGAAACCCCCCAAACAACGGATTTCTTTTCGTAAGATCCAACAAACGAACAATTAAATTCTACAAATTCTGGGTTTCGTCAAGACAAACATATCCTTCTCTACATGAACAAGATGTTTTTAACAGGATAAAAAACGGTACATACGTTAGAAAACTTGGCGTGAAATTTAGGTTCTTAGATACAAATTATTTTGGTGGGTTTTGCCAAAAAAGCAGAGATTTCAACAAGGTTTGCACCATGCATGCTAATTGTTGTACTGGTTTGGATAGGAAAATAGCTGACCTTAATACAACACTTGAGGTTTGGAAGACTTATTTATCCTCAAATAATTACACGTCACCACAACCTTCAAATTGGATGGTCCCAAAACAATGTCATATGTAA